A single region of the Leptothrix cholodnii SP-6 genome encodes:
- the folK gene encoding 2-amino-4-hydroxy-6-hydroxymethyldihydropteridine diphosphokinase, with amino-acid sequence MPVEPAEVAPMHRLYIGLGANLGDSRATLEAACAELAVLPDCRWVARSGCYRSAPVDTSGPDFLNAVVALDCHLDRIDGPLRVLRALQAIELGHGRERPFRYAPRTLDLDLLLYGDVVLDSPELTVPHPRLHLRAFVLRPLLELAPDLLLPGIGPARNCLPAVLDQAIERLA; translated from the coding sequence ATGCCGGTTGAGCCCGCCGAGGTGGCGCCGATGCATCGGCTCTACATCGGCCTGGGCGCCAATCTCGGCGACAGCCGTGCCACGCTGGAAGCCGCTTGCGCAGAGCTGGCGGTGTTGCCCGATTGCCGCTGGGTGGCGCGCTCGGGCTGCTACCGCAGTGCACCGGTCGACACCAGCGGGCCGGATTTTCTCAACGCCGTGGTGGCGCTCGACTGCCACCTCGATCGCATCGACGGGCCGCTGCGGGTGCTGCGCGCGCTGCAGGCGATCGAGCTCGGCCACGGCCGCGAGCGGCCTTTCCGCTACGCGCCGCGCACCCTCGATCTCGACCTGCTGCTCTACGGCGACGTGGTGCTCGACAGCCCCGAGCTGACCGTGCCGCATCCGCGTCTGCACCTGCGGGCGTTCGTGCTGCGGCCCCTGCTCGAACTGGCGCCTGACCTGCTGCTGCCCGGCATCGGCCCGGCCCGCAACTGCCTGCCGGCCGTGCTCGATCAGGCGATCGAACGCCTGGCCTGA
- a CDS encoding DUF47 domain-containing protein — MLFGKLLPRDGNFFEMFNAHGQAIVSGARAFQAMIQNYNDPILREKYAAEVDGAEHAADKITAEVNRLLHKTFITPIDREQIHTLINSMDDILDLLQDTSETLSLYDVRVITEEVVRLGDISAKCCERVAHAVSLLSQLSKSSVAEATIKTCEEIDRLESDADRVMRSAMSKLFREQPDIRELIKLKAIYEQLESISDKCEDVANVIEGIVLENS; from the coding sequence ATGCTGTTCGGCAAGCTGCTGCCGCGCGACGGTAATTTCTTCGAGATGTTCAACGCGCATGGCCAGGCCATCGTCTCGGGTGCCCGCGCCTTCCAGGCCATGATCCAGAACTACAACGATCCGATCCTGCGCGAGAAATACGCCGCCGAGGTCGACGGTGCCGAACACGCGGCCGACAAGATCACCGCCGAGGTCAACCGGCTGCTGCACAAGACCTTCATCACGCCGATCGACCGCGAGCAGATCCACACGCTGATCAACTCGATGGACGACATCCTCGACCTGCTGCAGGACACCAGCGAAACGCTGTCGCTCTACGACGTGCGTGTCATCACCGAAGAAGTCGTGCGTCTGGGCGACATCTCGGCCAAGTGCTGCGAACGCGTCGCGCATGCGGTGTCGCTGCTGTCGCAGCTGTCCAAGAGCAGCGTGGCCGAGGCCACCATCAAGACCTGCGAGGAGATCGATCGCCTCGAGTCGGATGCCGACCGGGTGATGCGCTCGGCGATGTCCAAGCTGTTTCGCGAGCAGCCCGACATCCGCGAGCTGATCAAGCTCAAGGCGATCTACGAGCAACTCGAATCGATCTCCGACAAGTGCGAGGACGTCGCCAACGTGATCGAGGGCATCGTCCTCGAGAACTCCTGA
- a CDS encoding inorganic phosphate transporter has product MDAVQVGFWVIVMLVLLAVAFDFMNGFHDAANSIATVVSTGVLKPQQAVLFAAFFNVVAIGIFQLKVAATVGKGIAEPGVIDHHVVFGALIGAIVWNVITWWYGIPSSSSHALIGGIVGSVVAKAGATALIGAGIWKTVIFIFVSPALGFVLGSLLMVAVAWICRDTSPLRVDRWFRRLQLVSAGLYSLGHGGNDAQKTIGIIWMLLIASGYASVNDKMPPNWVIWICYLAIGAGTMFGGWRIVKTMGQRITKLKPVGGFCAETGGAITLFIATALGVPVSTTHTITGAIVGVGSTQRASAVRWGVAGNIVWAWIFTIPASAAVAAAAYMVSIRLF; this is encoded by the coding sequence ATGGATGCTGTCCAGGTGGGGTTCTGGGTCATCGTGATGCTGGTGCTGCTGGCGGTCGCGTTCGACTTCATGAACGGCTTTCACGATGCCGCCAACTCGATCGCCACGGTGGTTTCCACCGGCGTGCTCAAGCCGCAGCAGGCGGTGCTGTTCGCGGCGTTCTTCAATGTGGTGGCGATCGGGATCTTCCAGCTCAAGGTCGCCGCCACGGTCGGCAAGGGCATCGCCGAGCCGGGGGTGATCGATCACCACGTGGTGTTCGGCGCGCTGATCGGCGCGATCGTCTGGAACGTCATCACGTGGTGGTACGGCATCCCGTCGAGCTCGTCGCACGCGCTGATCGGCGGCATCGTCGGCTCGGTGGTGGCGAAGGCCGGCGCCACGGCGCTGATCGGCGCGGGCATCTGGAAGACGGTGATCTTCATCTTCGTGTCGCCGGCGCTCGGCTTCGTGCTCGGCTCGCTGCTGATGGTGGCGGTGGCGTGGATCTGCCGGGACACCTCGCCGCTGCGGGTCGATCGATGGTTCCGGCGGCTGCAGCTGGTGTCGGCGGGGCTGTACAGCCTGGGCCACGGCGGCAACGATGCGCAGAAGACGATCGGCATCATCTGGATGCTGCTGATCGCCTCGGGTTATGCCTCGGTCAACGACAAGATGCCGCCCAACTGGGTGATCTGGATCTGCTACCTGGCCATCGGTGCGGGCACCATGTTCGGCGGCTGGCGCATCGTCAAGACCATGGGCCAGCGCATCACCAAGCTCAAGCCGGTGGGCGGCTTCTGTGCCGAGACCGGCGGCGCGATCACGCTGTTCATCGCCACGGCGCTGGGTGTGCCGGTGTCGACCACCCACACCATCACCGGCGCGATCGTCGGCGTCGGCTCGACCCAGCGCGCATCGGCCGTGCGCTGGGGCGTGGCGGGCAACATCGTCTGGGCCTGGATCTTCACGATCCCGGCGTCGGCCGCGGTGGCCGCCGCCGCCTACATGGTCAGCATCAGGCTGTTCTGA
- a CDS encoding TM2 domain-containing protein, translating into MSATRSKTLATWLAVLFGSLGLHRFYLHGLRDPWGWLHPLPTFLGVMGIQRVQALGQDDRLAWLLMPFGGLSIAAGMLAALIYGLMPDERWNERHNRDAEPCAPAGWPVVFGVIVALFVGAAVLISVISFGLQRYFELQLEATASACVAPRAHAADVIRTA; encoded by the coding sequence ATGAGCGCGACCCGATCGAAGACGCTGGCGACCTGGCTGGCCGTGCTGTTCGGCAGCCTGGGGCTGCACCGCTTCTATCTGCACGGCCTGCGCGACCCGTGGGGCTGGCTGCATCCGCTGCCGACGTTTCTCGGCGTGATGGGCATCCAGCGGGTCCAGGCGCTCGGCCAGGACGACCGCCTGGCGTGGCTGCTGATGCCGTTCGGCGGACTGTCGATCGCCGCCGGCATGCTCGCCGCGCTGATCTACGGCCTGATGCCCGACGAGCGCTGGAACGAGCGTCACAACCGCGACGCCGAACCCTGCGCGCCGGCCGGCTGGCCGGTGGTGTTCGGCGTCATCGTGGCGCTGTTCGTGGGCGCGGCGGTGCTGATCTCGGTGATCAGCTTCGGCCTGCAGCGCTACTTCGAGTTGCAGCTCGAGGCGACCGCCAGTGCCTGCGTGGCACCGCGCGCGCACGCCGCGGACGTCATCAGAACAGCCTGA
- a CDS encoding GNAT family N-acetyltransferase: MASFLIRPGVAADLPAITDIYAWNVEHGTGTFELEAPSQAEMAHRRDDVLSKGLPWLVAQRGDQVLGYAYANHFRPRPAFRFALEDSVYLAPAAQGQGLGTLLLAELLARCTAIGARQMFAVIGDSANAGSIGVHRRCGFAEVGVMRAAGWKFDRWLDVVIMQRSLGLGNQGSPQDYGPAAAGVAA; encoded by the coding sequence ATGGCCTCCTTTCTGATCCGGCCCGGCGTCGCTGCCGACCTGCCGGCCATCACCGACATCTACGCCTGGAACGTCGAACACGGCACCGGCACCTTCGAGCTCGAGGCGCCCTCGCAAGCCGAGATGGCGCACCGTCGCGACGACGTGCTGTCCAAGGGGCTGCCCTGGCTGGTGGCGCAGCGCGGCGACCAGGTGCTGGGGTATGCCTACGCCAATCACTTCCGCCCGCGCCCGGCGTTCCGTTTCGCGCTCGAGGACTCGGTCTATCTCGCCCCCGCAGCACAGGGCCAGGGGCTCGGCACGCTGCTGCTGGCCGAACTGCTGGCGCGCTGCACGGCGATCGGTGCGCGGCAGATGTTCGCGGTGATCGGCGACTCGGCCAATGCCGGCTCGATCGGCGTGCATCGGCGCTGCGGGTTCGCCGAAGTGGGCGTGATGCGCGCGGCGGGCTGGAAGTTCGATCGCTGGCTCGACGTGGTGATCATGCAACGCAGCCTGGGCCTCGGCAACCAGGGCAGCCCGCAGGACTACGGACCGGCCGCTGCCGGAGTCGCCGCATGA
- the rpsP gene encoding 30S ribosomal protein S16: MVVIRLSRGGSKRRPFYNIVAANSANRRDGRFLERVGFYNPVASGGEEALRIAFDRVEHWVSHGAQLSPTAARLVKQAQAKVAPAA; encoded by the coding sequence ATGGTCGTGATTCGACTCTCCCGCGGCGGCTCCAAGCGGCGCCCGTTCTACAACATCGTCGCTGCCAACAGCGCCAACCGCCGTGACGGCCGCTTCCTCGAGCGAGTGGGTTTCTACAACCCGGTCGCTTCGGGTGGTGAAGAAGCCCTGCGCATCGCCTTCGACCGCGTCGAGCATTGGGTCAGCCACGGCGCCCAGCTGTCGCCGACCGCTGCCCGTCTGGTCAAGCAGGCGCAAGCCAAGGTCGCTCCGGCTGCCTGA
- the rimM gene encoding ribosome maturation factor RimM (Essential for efficient processing of 16S rRNA) has protein sequence MAAADESSWPADVVEVAKVIDAWGVKGWFRVHPYAADAQAVFTSRRWYLQGPDNRPRPKDAPALPRLLHVTEVKEHGDGIVACAPEVADRSAAEALKGARIFVSRASFPTVGDGEYYWIDLIGLSVVNRDGESLGTVTDLIDTGPHSVLRLGYPSVDDKGAPVEGERLIPFVAAYIDSVQLDQKRIVADWGLDY, from the coding sequence ATGGCAGCTGCTGACGAGTCGAGCTGGCCGGCCGACGTGGTGGAGGTCGCCAAGGTGATCGACGCCTGGGGCGTCAAGGGCTGGTTCCGTGTCCACCCCTACGCAGCCGATGCGCAGGCGGTGTTCACGTCCAGGCGCTGGTATCTGCAGGGGCCTGACAACCGGCCGCGTCCCAAGGACGCGCCGGCCTTGCCCCGGCTGCTGCACGTCACCGAGGTCAAGGAGCACGGCGACGGCATCGTCGCCTGCGCGCCCGAGGTGGCCGACCGCAGCGCTGCCGAGGCACTCAAGGGTGCCCGCATCTTCGTTTCACGAGCCAGTTTTCCGACCGTCGGCGACGGCGAGTACTATTGGATCGACCTGATCGGCCTGTCGGTCGTCAACCGCGACGGCGAGTCGCTCGGCACGGTCACCGATCTCATCGACACCGGCCCGCACAGCGTGTTGCGCCTCGGCTACCCGAGCGTCGACGACAAGGGCGCGCCGGTCGAAGGCGAGCGGCTGATTCCGTTTGTCGCGGCCTACATCGATTCGGTGCAGCTGGACCAGAAGCGCATCGTCGCCGACTGGGGCCTTGACTACTGA
- the trmD gene encoding tRNA (guanosine(37)-N1)-methyltransferase TrmD: MRFDVLTLFPELFEPFLHAGVTRRAFESGQVDVKLWQLRDFAEDNYKRVDDRPYGGGPGMVMLVEPLERALRAVRAQAGDAAPLIHFTPAGAPMTQKRVRELAAGPGAVLLCGRYEGIDQRFISRHVDEEISLGDFVLSGGELPALALLDAVTRLQPGVLNDAASHQQDSFSDGLLDCPHYSRPERLGEAAADAVPAVLLSGHHARVASWRREQQLRITALRRPDLIDAARAAGALSPADERLLASLQL; this comes from the coding sequence ATGCGCTTCGATGTCCTGACCCTTTTTCCCGAGCTGTTCGAGCCTTTCCTGCACGCGGGAGTGACTCGGCGTGCCTTCGAGAGCGGGCAGGTCGACGTCAAGCTGTGGCAGCTGCGCGATTTCGCCGAAGACAATTACAAGCGGGTCGACGATCGGCCCTATGGCGGCGGACCGGGCATGGTGATGCTGGTCGAGCCGCTCGAGCGTGCCTTGCGTGCCGTTCGTGCCCAGGCCGGTGATGCGGCCCCGCTGATCCACTTCACGCCGGCCGGTGCGCCGATGACGCAGAAGCGCGTGCGCGAACTCGCCGCGGGGCCGGGTGCGGTGCTGCTGTGCGGGCGCTACGAAGGCATCGACCAGCGCTTCATCTCGCGTCATGTCGACGAAGAGATCAGCCTCGGCGACTTCGTGCTGTCGGGCGGAGAGCTGCCGGCGCTGGCCTTGCTCGATGCGGTGACGCGCCTGCAGCCGGGTGTGCTCAACGATGCCGCGTCGCACCAGCAGGACAGCTTCTCGGACGGTCTGCTCGATTGCCCGCACTACAGCCGCCCCGAGCGGCTGGGTGAGGCCGCCGCCGATGCGGTGCCGGCGGTGCTGCTGTCGGGCCATCACGCCCGCGTGGCCAGCTGGCGGCGCGAGCAGCAACTGCGCATCACGGCCCTGCGCAGGCCCGACCTGATCGATGCCGCACGTGCCGCTGGCGCTCTCAGTCCCGCCGACGAGCGCTTGCTGGCTTCATTGCAGTTATAA
- the rplS gene encoding 50S ribosomal protein L19 yields MDLIQQLEQEEIARLNKVIPVFAPGDTVIVSVNVVEGTRKRLQAYEGVVIAKRNRGLNSSFIVRKISSGEGVERTFQLYSPLIASIEVKRRGDVRRAKLYYLRQRSGKSARIKEKLS; encoded by the coding sequence ATGGATCTGATCCAACAACTTGAGCAAGAAGAAATTGCTCGCCTGAACAAGGTCATCCCCGTCTTCGCCCCCGGCGACACGGTGATCGTCAGCGTCAACGTGGTCGAAGGCACGCGCAAGCGTCTGCAGGCTTACGAGGGTGTCGTGATTGCCAAGCGCAACCGCGGCCTCAACAGCAGCTTCATCGTGCGCAAGATCTCGAGCGGCGAAGGCGTCGAGCGGACCTTCCAGCTCTACAGCCCGCTGATCGCCTCGATCGAAGTCAAGCGCCGCGGTGACGTGCGCCGTGCCAAGCTCTACTACCTGCGCCAGCGCAGCGGCAAGTCGGCACGCATCAAGGAAAAGCTGTCCTGA
- a CDS encoding CoA pyrophosphatase: MSAATPLILDPRAIPVIGVDEHLPAVPPTALGEAAVRARFARSDAWTPMFSGDGQRLGVQGRPPAAAAVLVPLVLRPDGLHVLLTRRTDHLRDHAGQISFPGGRAEPGEDDPAQTALREAEEEVGLPREQVEVIGRMPAYTTITSFVVTPVVALVHPPLVLQLDPFEVAEAFEVPLSFLMTPAFHRRHRFDSDGQQRHFLSMPWQGRGGDGELREYFIWGATAAMLRNLYHFLSA, translated from the coding sequence ATGTCTGCCGCCACACCGTTGATCCTTGATCCCCGCGCCATCCCCGTGATCGGGGTCGACGAACACCTGCCGGCTGTGCCGCCGACGGCCCTCGGCGAAGCCGCTGTGCGCGCGCGGTTTGCGCGCAGCGATGCCTGGACGCCGATGTTTTCAGGCGATGGCCAGCGCCTCGGCGTCCAGGGGCGGCCGCCGGCCGCTGCTGCCGTCCTGGTGCCGCTGGTGCTGCGCCCCGACGGGCTGCACGTCCTGCTGACACGTCGCACCGATCACCTGCGCGATCATGCGGGGCAGATCAGCTTTCCCGGCGGACGCGCCGAACCGGGCGAGGACGACCCGGCCCAGACCGCCTTGCGCGAGGCCGAGGAAGAAGTCGGCCTGCCGCGCGAGCAGGTCGAGGTGATCGGCCGGATGCCGGCCTACACCACCATCACCTCGTTCGTGGTCACGCCGGTGGTGGCGCTGGTGCACCCACCCCTGGTGCTGCAACTCGATCCGTTCGAGGTGGCCGAGGCCTTCGAGGTGCCGCTGTCGTTCCTGATGACACCGGCCTTCCACCGCCGCCACCGGTTCGACAGCGATGGCCAGCAGCGCCATTTCCTGTCGATGCCCTGGCAGGGGCGCGGCGGCGACGGCGAACTGCGCGAGTACTTCATCTGGGGCGCCACGGCCGCGATGCTGCGCAATCTCTACCATTTCCTGTCGGCCTGA
- a CDS encoding CobD/CbiB family protein has product MSFFAVLLALVIEQLRPLPQGNPVHEGLIAWSRWTGFNFDAGREHHAWVVWTVTVFVPALLVGLVHWALDSYSSILSLAWDLVVLYMTLGFRQFSHYFTDIRDALEQGQEERARELLRAWRNLDASELPRTELLRHVIEHALLAAHRHVFGVFFWFVLGSALGLGPVGAVIYRMAEFCARYWAYKSRTLSAPTNERLMLRAQQAFALIDHVPARLTAAGFAVVGNFEEAVDCWRHHAGLWKHSNDGILLASAAGAVGLALGGTHAPELMPNRSRGFDAGALPDEAGAEGSTPGAAPQLAHLRAVVGLVWRSVVLWMLLLALLSLANLLA; this is encoded by the coding sequence ATGAGCTTTTTCGCGGTCTTGCTGGCCCTCGTCATCGAACAGTTGCGGCCCCTGCCGCAGGGCAATCCGGTCCATGAAGGGCTGATTGCCTGGTCGCGCTGGACCGGCTTCAACTTCGATGCCGGCCGTGAGCACCACGCCTGGGTGGTCTGGACCGTGACGGTCTTCGTGCCGGCGTTGCTGGTCGGGCTGGTGCACTGGGCGCTCGACAGCTACAGCAGCATCCTGTCGCTGGCCTGGGATCTGGTCGTGCTCTACATGACGCTCGGCTTTCGCCAGTTCAGCCACTACTTCACCGACATCCGGGATGCTCTCGAGCAGGGCCAGGAGGAGCGCGCCCGTGAATTGCTGCGTGCCTGGCGCAACCTCGACGCCAGCGAACTGCCACGCACCGAACTGCTGCGCCATGTGATCGAGCACGCGCTGCTGGCGGCGCACCGCCATGTGTTCGGCGTGTTCTTCTGGTTCGTGCTGGGCTCGGCGCTCGGGCTCGGGCCGGTCGGTGCCGTGATCTACCGGATGGCCGAGTTCTGTGCCCGTTACTGGGCCTACAAGAGCCGCACGCTGAGCGCGCCGACCAACGAGCGCCTGATGCTGCGTGCGCAGCAGGCCTTCGCCCTGATCGACCACGTTCCGGCGCGTCTGACGGCGGCAGGGTTTGCGGTGGTCGGCAATTTCGAGGAGGCGGTCGACTGCTGGCGCCACCATGCGGGGTTGTGGAAGCACTCCAACGACGGCATCCTGCTGGCGTCGGCAGCCGGCGCGGTCGGTCTGGCGCTCGGCGGCACCCATGCGCCCGAACTGATGCCCAACCGCAGCCGCGGTTTCGATGCCGGCGCCTTGCCCGACGAGGCCGGCGCCGAAGGCAGCACGCCCGGCGCTGCGCCGCAGCTGGCGCACCTGCGCGCGGTGGTCGGTCTGGTCTGGCGCTCGGTGGTGCTGTGGATGCTGCTGCTGGCGCTGCTGTCGCTGGCCAACCTGCTCGCCTGA
- a CDS encoding DUF599 domain-containing protein, whose protein sequence is MDWTLRVITLLPLADWLALGWFFTCWIGYVSFARRRASVEGSLIATSNQFRNRWMTQTTLRENRMIDGVVLQNLSTSPSFFASTTIFIIGGLIAALGATEKTSELVRELPFAARTSALIFDLKLLLLVGIFVNAFFRFTWSMRQYSFAALLIAAAPDHHTYQQQPALSESFSRHAGRIVALAAETFNDGLRAVYLSFAAMLWFMSPLAFALGSAGVIYILYQREFRSDILAILKDAAREPT, encoded by the coding sequence ATGGACTGGACACTGCGCGTCATCACCCTCCTGCCACTGGCCGACTGGCTGGCGCTCGGCTGGTTTTTCACCTGCTGGATCGGCTATGTGAGCTTTGCGCGGCGCCGCGCCAGCGTCGAAGGTTCGCTGATCGCGACATCCAACCAGTTTCGCAACCGCTGGATGACGCAGACCACGCTGCGCGAGAACCGCATGATCGACGGCGTGGTGCTGCAGAACCTGTCGACCAGCCCGTCGTTCTTTGCCTCGACGACGATCTTCATCATCGGCGGCCTGATCGCCGCGCTCGGCGCGACCGAGAAGACCAGCGAGCTGGTGCGTGAGCTGCCGTTCGCGGCACGCACCTCGGCGCTGATCTTCGACCTCAAGCTGCTGCTGCTGGTGGGCATCTTCGTGAACGCGTTCTTCCGCTTCACGTGGTCGATGCGGCAGTACAGCTTTGCCGCGCTGCTGATCGCGGCCGCCCCCGACCACCACACCTACCAGCAGCAGCCGGCGCTCAGCGAGAGCTTTTCGCGCCACGCCGGGCGCATCGTCGCGCTGGCCGCCGAGACCTTCAACGACGGCCTGCGGGCGGTCTACCTGAGCTTTGCGGCGATGCTGTGGTTCATGTCGCCGCTGGCCTTCGCGCTGGGCAGCGCGGGCGTGATCTACATCCTCTACCAGCGCGAGTTCCGCTCCGACATCCTGGCGATCCTGAAGGACGCGGCGCGCGAGCCGACCTGA
- a CDS encoding pirin family protein: MITLHKSAHRGQADHGWLKSFHSFSFADYHDPARMGWGNLRVINEDRIAPGTGFGTHGHRDMEIVSYVLEGELAHRDSIGNGEAIRPGEVQRMTAGTGVRHSEFNHAPDATTHFLQIWLLPSRAGLAPGYEQRQFAAEDKRGRLRLVAAPEGSADVGDAVTLHADARLWVGLFDGDERAELALPPARKAYVFLARGTLNVNGHVLQAGDALALDRETALTLGQGDAAEVLVFDLAP, translated from the coding sequence ATGATCACGCTACACAAGTCGGCTCACCGCGGCCAGGCCGACCACGGCTGGCTCAAGAGCTTCCACAGTTTTTCGTTCGCCGACTACCACGACCCGGCGCGCATGGGCTGGGGCAACCTGCGGGTCATCAACGAAGACCGCATCGCCCCCGGCACCGGTTTCGGCACCCACGGCCACCGCGACATGGAGATCGTCAGCTACGTGCTCGAAGGCGAACTCGCGCACCGCGACAGCATCGGCAATGGCGAGGCGATCCGCCCGGGCGAGGTGCAGCGCATGACCGCCGGCACCGGCGTGCGCCACAGCGAGTTCAACCACGCACCCGACGCCACCACGCATTTCCTGCAGATCTGGCTGCTGCCCAGCCGCGCCGGCCTGGCGCCGGGCTACGAGCAGCGTCAGTTTGCGGCCGAAGACAAACGCGGCCGGCTGCGCCTGGTGGCCGCGCCCGAGGGCTCGGCGGACGTCGGCGATGCCGTCACGCTGCATGCCGACGCGCGCCTGTGGGTCGGCCTGTTCGACGGCGACGAGCGGGCCGAACTGGCGCTGCCGCCCGCTCGCAAGGCCTACGTCTTCCTGGCGCGCGGCACCTTGAACGTCAACGGCCATGTGCTGCAGGCCGGCGATGCGCTGGCGCTGGACCGCGAGACGGCCCTGACGCTCGGCCAGGGCGACGCCGCCGAGGTGCTGGTGTTCGATCTGGCGCCCTGA
- a CDS encoding LysR family transcriptional regulator: protein MTPRRHALTPEALEMMDTIARTGSFAAAARELGKVPSALTYSVRQLEEALDALLFDRRSRQAQLTPAGDELLREGRRLLQQIDTVANRVQRVANGWETELAIAVDNIVAPAALFDLIDAFFTLPSGVGDDTVATGQTASGHRGPPTRLKLLDEVMAGTWEALVTGQADLAIGVTLPGAAFEDIQTAVLGPLRMVMAVAPHHPLAREAAPLCSDTIARHRIVAIADSAKRHDPITVGVQAGQDVLTVPSVAAKLEAQLRGLGCGRLPENLVRRHAEAGRLVVLETEEPPREIELHYAWRRSAAQGRALGWWLSQLESVTTRRALMEQHAGLLL from the coding sequence ATGACCCCACGCCGCCACGCCCTCACGCCCGAAGCCCTGGAGATGATGGACACCATCGCGCGCACCGGCAGCTTCGCCGCGGCCGCGCGCGAACTGGGCAAGGTGCCGTCGGCGCTGACCTACAGCGTGCGCCAGCTCGAGGAGGCGCTCGACGCGCTGCTGTTCGACCGCCGCTCGCGCCAGGCCCAGCTCACGCCGGCCGGCGACGAGCTGCTGCGCGAGGGCCGCCGCCTGCTGCAGCAGATCGACACGGTGGCCAACCGGGTGCAGCGTGTGGCCAACGGCTGGGAGACCGAGCTGGCGATCGCGGTCGACAACATCGTGGCGCCGGCCGCGCTGTTCGACCTGATCGACGCCTTCTTCACGCTGCCCAGCGGCGTGGGTGACGACACCGTCGCGACCGGCCAGACCGCCTCCGGCCACCGCGGCCCGCCGACCCGCCTGAAGCTGCTCGACGAAGTCATGGCCGGCACTTGGGAGGCGCTCGTCACCGGCCAGGCCGACCTGGCGATCGGCGTGACGCTGCCCGGTGCGGCCTTCGAGGACATCCAGACCGCGGTGCTGGGCCCGCTGCGCATGGTGATGGCGGTGGCGCCGCACCACCCGCTGGCGCGCGAGGCGGCGCCGCTGTGTTCGGACACCATCGCCCGCCACCGCATCGTCGCCATCGCCGACAGCGCCAAGCGCCACGATCCGATCACCGTGGGCGTGCAGGCCGGCCAGGACGTGCTGACCGTGCCGTCCGTGGCCGCCAAGCTCGAGGCCCAGCTGCGCGGCCTGGGTTGTGGCCGCCTGCCCGAAAACCTGGTGCGCCGCCACGCCGAAGCCGGCCGTCTGGTGGTGCTCGAGACCGAAGAGCCGCCGCGCGAGATCGAGCTGCACTACGCCTGGCGGCGCAGCGCGGCGCAGGGGCGGGCGCTCGGCTGGTGGTTGTCGCAGCTCGAAAGCGTCACCACGCGGCGTGCGCTGATGGAGCAGCACGCCGGCCTGCTGCTCTGA
- the gluQRS gene encoding tRNA glutamyl-Q(34) synthetase GluQRS has protein sequence MAEVVTGRFAPSPTGALHAGSMVAALASWLDVRAQGGVWLVRMEDVDTPRCVPGAAEQILSQLAACGLNSDRPPMWQSSRGAAYGAALAQLVEAGLAYPCACTRKQIEQDALAAGHLHLRQAERVYPGTCRPERGGLAGRAARAWRLHTARAGGSAAVSWSDRRLGRRSQGVEAAVGDFVLRRADGLWAYQLAVVVDDAAQGITDVVRGEDLADNTARQILLQRALGLPMPRYLHTPLVLAADGQKLSKQNGAVPVAMDDPAGVLRAAAAVLGLTLDAGRPVGETLAQAVALWRAGWLAR, from the coding sequence ATGGCCGAGGTCGTGACCGGGCGCTTCGCGCCTTCGCCCACCGGTGCGCTGCATGCCGGCTCGATGGTCGCGGCGCTGGCTTCGTGGCTGGATGTGCGCGCGCAAGGAGGTGTCTGGCTGGTGCGCATGGAGGACGTCGACACGCCGCGCTGCGTGCCCGGTGCCGCCGAGCAGATCCTGTCCCAGCTCGCCGCCTGCGGATTGAACAGCGACCGGCCGCCGATGTGGCAATCGAGCCGCGGCGCGGCCTACGGCGCGGCGCTGGCGCAGCTGGTCGAGGCCGGACTCGCCTACCCGTGTGCGTGCACGCGCAAGCAGATCGAGCAGGACGCGCTCGCCGCCGGCCATCTGCATCTGCGTCAGGCCGAACGGGTCTACCCCGGCACCTGTCGACCCGAGCGCGGCGGGCTGGCCGGGCGTGCCGCGCGGGCCTGGCGGCTGCACACGGCGCGCGCAGGGGGCAGCGCGGCGGTGTCATGGTCGGATCGCCGACTCGGCCGGCGATCGCAGGGGGTCGAAGCGGCGGTCGGTGACTTCGTCCTGCGCCGCGCCGACGGGCTGTGGGCGTATCAGCTCGCGGTGGTGGTCGACGATGCGGCACAGGGCATCACCGACGTCGTGCGTGGCGAAGACCTGGCCGACAACACCGCGCGCCAGATCCTGCTGCAACGTGCGCTCGGCCTGCCCATGCCGCGTTACCTGCACACGCCGCTGGTGCTGGCAGCCGACGGCCAGAAGCTGTCCAAGCAGAACGGCGCCGTGCCGGTGGCCATGGACGACCCCGCCGGCGTGCTGCGCGCTGCCGCCGCCGTGCTGGGCCTGACGCTCGATGCGGGCCGGCCGGTGGGCGAGACGTTGGCCCAGGCCGTCGCGCTCTGGCGGGCCGGCTGGCTCGCTCGGTGA